ACCGGTGGGCCAAGTACCGTTGTAGCTCTCTCGTAAACACAAGAACCAACACCAAACAACATACTACAACTGAAGCCACCACCGCCAAATTCACCAAAAGTATCTTGACCACCCTCGGTAGTCCGTGCCACCCCGTATAGTACCCCACCATATCACTTCTATCAATTCCTATATTCCTTGACGCAAGAATAAccacaaccaaaaaataagCAGCCTTCGTAAACGTCGTCAGTGGCTCAAACACTAGATTCCACATTGCTGCACCCTGAACTTTTGCAACTAAACTCACCGACGCTAAACAGCATAGTCCCACACTCACTAGCCATCGCCACAACACTCTAACCCTGTACCTATTGGAAACATACATCTGTAGTATATAGCATGTGATCGCCACACCTACGACCAAATTGCTGATCCAAAAAAAGTACCACCCCTTGAGTCCAGCCTGTATGGCATAatattcaagaaattgctTGGCCAGGTACGTCCCCACCTCATCGTCTATCACATAAATCTTAACTGTCTTTGCTGCATTTATAAAGTGGTTGGAATATGTCATCTCCCCAAGAAACAAATGGGCTAGGGGTATACTCATTTCGTTAAAGTACCGTATCATCGACCTCTTCAGGGAAAACTCCGTGGCTGGCGCAATCACACACCCATACTGCCGCCTAATCTCCTCTACCTTCTTTAAAAACTCCATATCCAAAACATTTTCGCCCAGCAACACTATCTTCGTAACATATTTCCCGGTACATATATCTGGCACATGTCGAACTTTCTGCACTCCATATAAAAACACTGAATTGAATTGCTTCACTGTAAAGTCGTACAATATGTCATACGAGAGCGTAAACACTATTAGCAATGGCAATTGTATAAACAACAACGGATGCCTTAGTATTGCCCGTATATACTGTTGCACCATACTTGGTAAAAGAACGTTGTGTTTTTCttgggaaaaaaaaaaatttttctgtCGAATTAAAATGCGCCTACTCTCCTTTCTACACAAAACCTACTTTCCTAAAGAAGTTATACTCAAACCTTGCATTTGTGCCAACATATCATCAATCTTGCCGTCCAACAACCCATTGGCATACTCGTCTCTGGACGCTGGGTCCAAGTACTGTTGGATCTGTGCCAATCTCGAGTACCCCTCAGTACAGAACCTCAACTGGATCTTGACCAACGCCTCAAACGACGGATCGTAGAAAGGCACCCTCAATGCAATCAACTGCGGCAACTCGGCCTTGAGCTGGTCATTCAACTCGTCGTAAATCTCTTTGGCCATCGACAATTCCTTCTCGGCGCGTGGCAACTTGGCCGCATCTTTGGCAGGTTTATCGACTAACCGTCTAACTTTGGCTTTGCACTGCTCATAGTCAATCTTCTTGTGTGCTCTCTTTTTGATTGCTTCGTCAATCTCACTAAAGTAGTTGGAAAACTTTCCAATTGGATCCAAAACAGTCTCCCTATACGGGCCATCAATCTGTTTCACAGTCTCCTCATCAAACTCCTTGACACTCTGCATGTAATAAGTCCCAACATTCGAGTAGAGCGATTGTCCCTGCTTCGACTCCTCGTACAAGTTATAAATAATCTCGGCAATTGTGACTTGGGAATTCGTGATTGCTCTGATGTTGTCCAAATACCCCTTGGCAGCTTTCTGTAAATTCGTCCCTGCAGTCTTTAAGGTCTTGTACCTTCTCTCCTCCACATCAAAGTCCTTATCCATAGTCTTGTCAACATCCTTGACAATAACAGATGCGCCAGCTCGATTGATTGCTTTCTTAAATCCTCCCCAAGACATGTCTagttgaagaaagaaatgtGCGagataaaagaaaaaaaaaaatgaatgacaaaaaaaaaattccctctttttctttttccacATGTCTGACGCCCAAAAAGTTCAGGAGATACTCAAGCTCCAGGAAAAGATCAACTTAATGATCCGTAACATCAGAGACTCAAAAACCATTTGCGACAAATACGAAAGCGATATTAAATACTTCCAGGATTATATTGGCCAGTTGATGAAACAATGAACAAGCACACTGTCGACACATTCCCGCTTGCCAGAATCGACTCCAACGTCTACGAAAACTCCCCCAACATCATCCAGCACCCACACACCATTGCTAGAGTAGAGCTCAGCGGTTCAAGCAACGACGAGTTTTACGAGGCGTCGCCAGTTTATTTTCCTACTTTGCTAGACGAAACAAATTACCCGTTTGTGGCGGTAACCACTAAACCACACATGACCCAGCCACTACAAGAA
The Candida albicans SC5314 chromosome 7, complete sequence genome window above contains:
- a CDS encoding uncharacterized protein (Protein of unknown function; Spider biofilm repressed) yields the protein MVQQYIRAILRHPLLFIQLPLLIVFTLSYDILYDFTVKQFNSVFLYGVQKVRHVPDICTGKYVTKIVLSGENVLDMEFLKKVEEIRRQYGCVIAPATEFSSKRSMIRYFNEMSIPLAHLFLGEMTYSNHFINAAKTVKIYVIDDEVGTYSAKQFLEYYAIQAGLKGWYFFWISNLVVGVAITCYILQMYVSNRYRVRVLWRWLVSVGLCCLASVSLVAKVQGAAMWNLVFEPSTTFTKAAYFLVVVILASRNIGIDRSDMVGYYTGWHGLPRVVKILLVNLAVVASVVVCCLVLVLVFTRELQRYLAHRLINMFWVVSLALVMEVFMELTYFMGVVTIDRKVDLDG
- the RVS161 gene encoding amphiphysin-like protein (Protein required for endocytosis; contains a BAR domain, which is found in proteins involved in membrane curvature; null mutant exhibits defects in hyphal growth, virulence, cell wall integrity, and actin patch localization) — encoded protein: MSWGGFKKAINRAGASVIVKDVDKTMDKDFDVEERRYKTLKTAGTNLQKAAKGYLDNIRAITNSQVTIAEIIYNLYEESKQGQSLYSNVGTYYMQSVKEFDEETVKQIDGPYRETVLDPIGKFSNYFSEIDEAIKKRAHKKIDYEQCKAKVRRLVDKPAKDAAKLPRAEKELSMAKEIYDELNDQLKAELPQLIALRVPFYDPSFEALVKIQLRFCTEGYSRLAQIQQYLDPASRDEYANGLLDGKIDDMLAQMQGLSITSLGK